A window of Actinomycetota bacterium contains these coding sequences:
- a CDS encoding Na+/H+ antiporter subunit E, with product MTERRVPKRLVITLVWSVVVWTALWGEVSVANALGGLVVGALTLWLVPVRWQPERVRIRPMAALRFLGFFAWGLLRASAVVAWEVVTPSNRIHQAIVEVPVHTTTPGVVTLIANAISLIPGTLTLEVRRDPPTLYVHVLHLQTIEETRAELGDLVDRAVNAFPDAEPASDDEVEAPS from the coding sequence GTGACGGAGCGGCGCGTACCGAAGCGGCTGGTGATCACGCTGGTGTGGTCGGTCGTCGTGTGGACCGCGCTCTGGGGCGAGGTGTCCGTCGCCAACGCGCTCGGCGGACTCGTCGTCGGAGCGCTGACGCTCTGGCTGGTGCCGGTGCGGTGGCAGCCCGAGCGGGTCCGGATCCGACCGATGGCCGCGTTGCGGTTCCTGGGCTTCTTCGCGTGGGGACTGCTGCGTGCGTCCGCGGTCGTCGCCTGGGAGGTGGTCACGCCCAGCAACCGCATCCACCAGGCGATCGTAGAGGTGCCGGTCCACACGACCACGCCCGGGGTCGTGACGCTGATCGCCAACGCCATCTCGCTCATCCCTGGCACGCTCACGCTGGAGGTGCGGCGCGACCCTCCGACGCTGTACGTCCACGTGCTGCACCTGCAGACGATCGAGGAGACCCGCGCCGAACTGGGCGACCTCGTCGACCGCGCGGTGAACGCGTTCCCCGATGCCGAACCGGCGTCCGACGACGAGGTGGAGGCACCATCGTGA
- the mnhG gene encoding monovalent cation/H(+) antiporter subunit G yields MTVGVLLAVVASIGLQRFPDVFARMHAATKPATLGLALVLGGAALVMDDAGSVVKLLLVVALQFVTAPVGSHLVGRAAYRAGTELDESTAVDELAGIDPDA; encoded by the coding sequence ATGACCGTCGGCGTGCTCCTCGCGGTCGTCGCGAGCATCGGCCTCCAGCGTTTCCCCGACGTGTTCGCGCGGATGCACGCCGCCACCAAGCCCGCCACCCTCGGCCTCGCGCTCGTGCTGGGCGGGGCGGCGCTGGTCATGGACGACGCGGGGAGCGTGGTGAAGCTGCTACTGGTCGTGGCCCTGCAGTTCGTGACCGCCCCGGTGGGGAGCCACCTCGTGGGGCGCGCGGCCTACCGTGCTGGCACCGAGCTGGACGAGTCGACCGCTGTCGACGAGTTGGCGGGGATCGATCCCGACGCCTGA
- a CDS encoding cation:proton antiporter: protein MTAIQPLGEHEIVVLLLQLAMLLLVARFLGEVAVRFDLPSVVGELLAGIVLGPSILGTIAPGVFEFLVPADPAQFHLLEVVSFLGVLMLLVVTGLETDVGLILRKGRSAAAISLGGIVVPFVTGFALGQLLPESFLVDAEKRLVFSLFIATAMSISAIPVIAKVLIEMNVVRRDIGQITLAAGMIDDTIGWILLSVVAGLARSGAVDLPAVMQSVLSVVVVVGLAFTAGRKLVPMLFRAVDNRIPGDKGRISLLMILALGFGSVTHALGIEAVLGAFLAGILVGQVKRVDHKTRHVFETVALGVFAPIFFAASGLRVDLELLLKPTNLAIGLIVLAVAIFGKFVGAALGAKASGLRRWEALSLGAGMNARGALEIIVATVGLSLGVLTPEMYSIILMVAIVTSLMAPPILRWTLRHIPMSDEERARLEAEERQRVSFVENLHRVLLPSRGGENSQLAAQLVARLFEGQSDVEVTTMFVATASPESTVRRAAADPVSGGVAVAANPTVHLERLERQLASVPSGDRRRIVDEQSPDIIAAVVTELGRGYDLLVLGASEPQRPSGNGGPMFSSVVDRLIQEAPCPTVIVSNTPSGDRPEQLPPLNLRRILLPTTGTETTRHAAEIAFRIGRSSDAVVEIVHVVDDRQDRDHHNPAAYGTGRQSVALGEELLAATATLGHQMGTAVRTRLVVGDLPERSVIALCESLAIDLVVMSGGVRPVSQRAFLGHRVDHVLRYAPCPVLVAT, encoded by the coding sequence GTGACAGCGATCCAGCCCCTCGGCGAGCACGAGATCGTCGTCCTGCTGCTCCAGCTGGCGATGCTGCTGCTCGTCGCGCGCTTCCTCGGCGAGGTCGCCGTGCGCTTCGACCTCCCCTCGGTCGTCGGCGAGCTGCTGGCCGGGATCGTGCTCGGACCGTCCATCCTCGGGACCATCGCCCCGGGGGTCTTCGAGTTCCTGGTCCCTGCCGATCCGGCGCAGTTCCACCTGCTGGAGGTCGTGTCGTTCCTCGGCGTGCTGATGCTCCTGGTCGTCACCGGCCTCGAGACCGATGTCGGGCTGATCCTGCGTAAGGGCCGGTCGGCAGCAGCCATCTCGCTCGGCGGCATCGTCGTCCCGTTCGTGACCGGGTTCGCGCTGGGCCAGCTGCTGCCCGAGTCCTTCCTCGTCGACGCCGAGAAACGGCTCGTCTTCAGCCTCTTCATCGCCACGGCGATGAGCATCTCGGCCATCCCGGTCATCGCCAAGGTGCTGATCGAGATGAACGTCGTACGGCGCGACATCGGTCAGATCACGCTGGCCGCGGGGATGATCGACGACACCATCGGCTGGATCCTGCTGTCGGTGGTCGCGGGCCTGGCTCGCAGTGGAGCGGTCGATCTGCCCGCCGTGATGCAGTCGGTCCTGTCCGTGGTCGTGGTCGTGGGCCTGGCCTTCACCGCCGGACGCAAGCTAGTTCCGATGCTGTTCCGCGCGGTCGACAACCGCATCCCGGGAGACAAGGGTCGGATCAGCCTGCTCATGATCCTCGCCCTCGGGTTCGGCTCGGTCACGCACGCGCTGGGCATCGAAGCCGTCCTGGGTGCCTTCCTCGCCGGCATCCTCGTGGGACAGGTCAAGCGCGTCGACCACAAGACCCGACACGTGTTCGAGACCGTGGCGCTCGGCGTCTTCGCCCCGATCTTCTTCGCGGCATCCGGCCTGCGGGTCGACCTCGAGCTGCTGTTGAAGCCGACGAACCTCGCCATCGGGCTCATCGTGCTCGCGGTGGCCATCTTCGGGAAGTTCGTGGGCGCAGCGCTCGGCGCGAAGGCGTCGGGCCTGCGCCGGTGGGAGGCGCTGTCGCTCGGGGCGGGGATGAACGCGCGGGGCGCGCTGGAGATAATCGTCGCGACCGTGGGGCTCAGCCTGGGAGTGCTCACGCCCGAGATGTACTCCATCATCCTGATGGTGGCGATCGTCACCTCCCTCATGGCCCCTCCGATCCTGAGGTGGACGCTCCGACACATCCCGATGAGCGACGAGGAGCGCGCCCGGCTCGAGGCCGAGGAGCGGCAGCGCGTCAGCTTCGTGGAGAACCTCCACCGGGTCCTGCTCCCGAGTCGGGGCGGGGAGAACTCGCAGCTCGCGGCGCAGCTCGTCGCCCGTCTGTTCGAGGGTCAGTCCGACGTCGAAGTCACGACCATGTTCGTGGCGACGGCGTCTCCGGAAAGCACTGTGCGACGCGCCGCGGCCGACCCGGTGTCCGGCGGGGTCGCGGTGGCGGCCAACCCGACCGTTCACCTCGAGCGTCTGGAGCGTCAGCTGGCCTCGGTACCCAGCGGTGACCGGCGCCGCATCGTCGACGAGCAGAGTCCCGACATCATCGCGGCGGTGGTCACCGAGCTCGGGCGTGGCTACGACCTCCTCGTGCTGGGAGCGAGCGAACCGCAGCGTCCTTCCGGCAACGGTGGACCGATGTTCAGCAGCGTCGTCGACCGCCTCATCCAGGAGGCGCCGTGCCCGACCGTCATCGTCAGCAACACCCCTTCCGGTGACCGACCGGAGCAGCTCCCACCGCTGAACCTGCGTCGGATCCTGCTCCCGACGACCGGGACGGAGACGACTCGCCACGCGGCGGAGATAGCGTTCCGGATCGGGCGGAGCTCGGATGCGGTGGTCGAGATCGTCCACGTGGTCGACGACCGACAGGATCGCGATCACCACAACCCGGCTGCGTACGGCACCGGCCGGCAGTCGGTCGCCCTCGGCGAGGAGCTGCTCGCCGCGACCGCGACGCTGGGGCATCAGATGGGAACGGCGGTCCGGACCCGGCTCGTGGTCGGCGATCTACCGGAACGATCGGTCATCGCGCTCTGCGAGTCCCTCGCGATCGACCTCGTGGTGATGAGTGGCGGCGTGCGCCCCGTCAGCCAGCGGGCCTTCCTCGGCCACCGCGTCGACCACGTCCTGCGCTACGCCCCCTGCCCCGTCCTAGTCGCGACCTGA
- a CDS encoding response regulator transcription factor: MTPTRHGGDGIVRLLLVEDRASFRQALEAVVALEADLEIVAQTDRGETAADLARRSEPDVAVVDLDLPGGTGVDAIRLIREASPTTTCMVLTALRDEVELGRAIEAGAAALVHKSVDIGVLLDAIRDVARGATLLPPESTARFLTALSSSRADAWHGELLGNSLSPREREVLQLLADGHTNQAMATELGISPETVQTHVRNLMGKLDVRTRLEAVALALRLGLVEGPRRRLPGSG; the protein is encoded by the coding sequence GTGACACCCACCCGGCACGGCGGCGACGGGATCGTTCGCCTCCTGCTCGTGGAGGACCGCGCGAGCTTCCGGCAGGCACTCGAAGCGGTCGTCGCCCTCGAGGCCGACCTCGAGATCGTGGCGCAGACCGACCGCGGCGAGACCGCAGCCGATCTCGCCAGGCGATCGGAGCCGGATGTCGCCGTGGTGGATCTCGACCTGCCCGGCGGCACCGGCGTGGACGCGATCCGCCTCATCCGCGAGGCGAGTCCGACGACGACCTGCATGGTGCTCACCGCGCTGCGCGACGAGGTCGAGCTGGGCCGCGCCATCGAGGCCGGGGCAGCGGCTCTCGTCCACAAGTCGGTCGACATCGGGGTGTTGCTCGACGCCATCCGCGACGTCGCCCGAGGAGCGACGCTGCTGCCTCCGGAGTCGACGGCACGTTTCCTCACGGCGCTGTCGTCGTCGCGCGCCGACGCGTGGCACGGCGAGCTGCTGGGCAACAGCCTCTCGCCCCGTGAGCGGGAGGTGCTCCAGCTCCTCGCCGACGGGCACACGAACCAGGCGATGGCTACGGAGCTGGGGATCAGTCCCGAGACGGTCCAGACGCACGTGCGCAACCTGATGGGCAAGCTCGACGTGCGGACCCGGCTCGAAGCGGTCGCGCTCGCGCTGCGTCTCGGCCTGGTCGAAGGACCACGGCGCCGCCTACCTGGATCCGGGTAG
- a CDS encoding HAMP domain-containing histidine kinase gives MKLRSTGGRPRAGASLAAADPAAESDTATLSREVARLRRAQLAVVVLATLATIGLVLPGASRSVVAPDARLALEVLGLCAALFAAVILALPGEADVRPARNALVCGLAVLAISNAVFTVWPAIRDTRLPLDQGLGYYPWLAARYVAGVLFIAAGTEWPRLRLATYLAAALALLATVDLFLVALPGDLPVPVEVVGVGDDRHVRIVSVPTHVALQAIPAGQFALGAWLAGRLHVRSTAPAYLWLSVALLVQVFAQLHETFAPAFLGPVVTSADAFRLVAFLLLLLGAVHQLAYLYRNRSLAVRTQQRDLRAREELVDELRDFAEREHDFRTLVSHELATPVATIRAFAHVLGSRLDASSPPDLRRAVAGIDSESRRLLELVDRMDELRDLELSAFHCDLRPVMLRPVLEDAAAFVRGLPGTHPVMLRTTDARVAADPLRLGQALRNVLVNAVRYSPDGTSISIAAIHRGERVGIAITDRGPGIPPAERRRVRRRYARGSTARGTEGRGLGLYLATRIAETHGSTLVIEDGPDGGTRVTFELEVLR, from the coding sequence GTGAAGCTGCGGTCCACCGGTGGGCGACCACGTGCGGGAGCGAGCCTGGCCGCTGCAGATCCGGCGGCCGAGTCGGACACCGCAACGCTATCGCGCGAGGTCGCTCGTCTTCGACGCGCTCAGTTGGCGGTCGTCGTGCTCGCCACGCTCGCCACGATCGGGCTGGTCCTCCCCGGTGCGAGCCGGTCGGTCGTCGCACCGGATGCCCGGCTCGCGCTCGAGGTGCTGGGACTGTGCGCCGCCCTGTTCGCCGCGGTCATCCTGGCGTTGCCCGGCGAGGCCGACGTCCGCCCCGCACGGAACGCCCTCGTGTGCGGCCTGGCGGTCCTGGCCATCTCGAACGCGGTCTTCACCGTGTGGCCCGCCATCCGCGACACGCGGTTGCCGCTCGACCAGGGCCTCGGCTACTACCCCTGGTTGGCTGCGAGGTACGTGGCCGGTGTGCTGTTCATCGCGGCTGGCACCGAGTGGCCCCGCCTGCGGTTGGCCACCTACCTCGCGGCTGCACTGGCGCTGCTCGCCACCGTCGACCTGTTCCTCGTCGCTCTGCCGGGAGATCTACCGGTGCCGGTCGAGGTCGTGGGCGTGGGTGATGACAGGCACGTCCGCATCGTCTCCGTACCGACCCACGTGGCGCTCCAGGCCATCCCCGCCGGGCAGTTCGCGCTCGGGGCGTGGCTGGCGGGGCGTCTGCACGTGCGCAGCACGGCCCCCGCGTACCTGTGGCTTTCGGTGGCGCTGCTCGTGCAGGTGTTCGCACAGCTCCACGAGACCTTCGCACCGGCGTTCCTCGGGCCCGTGGTCACGAGCGCGGACGCGTTCCGCCTGGTCGCCTTCCTGCTGCTGCTCCTCGGTGCGGTCCACCAGCTGGCCTACCTGTACCGCAACCGCAGCCTCGCGGTCCGCACCCAGCAGCGTGACCTGCGTGCACGCGAGGAGCTGGTCGACGAGCTCCGAGACTTCGCCGAGAGGGAGCACGACTTCCGCACGCTGGTGTCGCACGAACTGGCCACCCCCGTCGCCACGATCCGGGCCTTCGCGCACGTGCTGGGGTCACGGCTCGACGCATCCTCGCCTCCGGATCTGCGGCGAGCCGTGGCGGGTATCGACAGCGAATCCCGCCGGCTCCTGGAGTTGGTGGACCGGATGGACGAGCTCCGCGACCTCGAGCTGTCCGCGTTCCACTGCGATCTGCGTCCGGTGATGCTGCGCCCCGTCCTCGAGGACGCGGCCGCGTTCGTGCGCGGCCTGCCCGGCACGCACCCGGTGATGCTGCGCACGACCGACGCACGTGTCGCTGCCGATCCCCTTCGGCTCGGGCAGGCGCTGCGCAACGTCCTGGTGAACGCGGTCCGCTACTCCCCCGACGGCACGTCGATCTCCATCGCGGCGATCCACCGCGGGGAGCGGGTCGGGATCGCCATCACCGACCGGGGTCCGGGTATCCCGCCCGCCGAGCGACGGCGGGTGCGACGTCGTTACGCTCGCGGGAGCACCGCGCGAGGGACGGAGGGCAGGGGCCTGGGCCTCTACCTCGCCACCCGTATCGCCGAGACGCACGGGAGCACGCTGGTCATCGAGGACGGTCCAGACGGCGGCACCCGCGTCACCTTCGAGCTCGAGGTGCTGCGGTGA
- a CDS encoding CocE/NonD family hydrolase, with product MRTIRFLTVLLLLVTGSAVTTAAASADGDVFGEYFEEYVTSLDGTSLWAQVWRPAGVERDERTPVVVVMTPYAAASGVITGNVEPGAAEAFLAQGWTLAVVSLRGFGQSGGCSELRGPGEQMDAVAIIEWADSAPWSNGRVGAYGLSYDGATPLMAIAGGAPLDAAVIIAGPTSVYSALYDNGVHYGADWRGLAFFYAFLQLFAITPVPGVGNFPTPWLAEDPLDTVPHCYLNAQAADLLEDDRDARFWAEREYGARVAGTDVPILWSQGFADTQVKPDQFLPVWSTLTGDSHGVFGQAGHNFGTRADRITQTVAFLAHHLEDVPARDEPVVKVQDNDGRWRGEEAWPPADAEPYTFALRSGSYLDRPGSSYADVDHAAALWTFTAPLSSDSHIAGAGNVTVDVDIDQRIDEPRMVVSVYDVAPDDTATLITRGAKLLRGDGVAAIDLYPQDWIVRAGHRLGVAVTGSDEAWYERGVSVAPVIVRHAEVTLPLLTWSRNRFIDDGVPHGTITARPATVPGGLVVTRTLPIDLPGTTTHPCTAAPTPAACPPWLRGAPPAEGEVVRLVDTEVQLGPGRTLGLIQMYPVITVPIEVPEAAGTRDLTVHVDPDRLTGMYLGLRDDTGATVGFDNGSDLWRHGIVFPEVEPGTYHLAIYNNGPALENAFGAELLPIVRVTAVLHTD from the coding sequence GTGCGAACGATCCGGTTCCTGACCGTCCTGCTGCTGCTCGTCACCGGCTCCGCGGTGACCACAGCTGCGGCGAGCGCCGACGGGGACGTCTTCGGCGAGTACTTCGAGGAGTACGTCACCTCGCTGGACGGCACGTCGCTGTGGGCCCAGGTGTGGCGCCCCGCCGGGGTCGAGCGCGACGAGCGCACGCCCGTCGTCGTCGTGATGACGCCGTACGCGGCGGCGTCGGGTGTGATCACCGGCAACGTGGAACCTGGGGCAGCCGAGGCGTTCCTGGCACAGGGCTGGACGCTCGCCGTCGTGTCGCTGCGCGGGTTCGGCCAGTCGGGAGGTTGCTCGGAGTTGCGGGGTCCCGGCGAGCAGATGGACGCCGTCGCGATCATCGAGTGGGCCGACTCCGCTCCTTGGTCCAACGGGCGGGTCGGCGCCTACGGGCTGAGCTACGACGGGGCTACGCCACTGATGGCGATCGCGGGCGGGGCGCCGCTCGACGCCGCCGTGATCATCGCCGGCCCGACCAGCGTGTACAGCGCCCTCTACGACAACGGCGTCCACTACGGGGCGGACTGGCGTGGCCTGGCCTTCTTCTACGCGTTCCTGCAGCTCTTCGCGATCACCCCGGTGCCTGGTGTCGGCAACTTCCCCACGCCGTGGCTCGCTGAGGACCCCCTCGACACGGTGCCCCACTGCTACCTCAACGCGCAGGCCGCGGACCTGCTCGAAGACGACCGCGACGCGCGGTTCTGGGCCGAGCGCGAGTACGGGGCCCGCGTCGCCGGCACCGACGTGCCGATCCTGTGGAGCCAGGGCTTCGCCGACACCCAGGTCAAGCCCGATCAGTTCCTGCCGGTGTGGTCCACGCTGACCGGCGACTCCCACGGCGTGTTCGGCCAGGCCGGGCACAACTTCGGCACCCGCGCCGACCGCATCACCCAGACCGTGGCGTTCCTGGCCCACCACCTCGAGGACGTGCCGGCACGCGATGAGCCGGTCGTGAAGGTGCAGGACAACGACGGTCGTTGGCGAGGCGAGGAGGCGTGGCCCCCTGCGGATGCCGAGCCGTACACGTTCGCGCTGCGATCGGGTAGTTACCTCGACCGCCCCGGCAGCAGCTACGCCGACGTCGACCACGCCGCCGCGCTGTGGACCTTCACCGCCCCACTTTCCTCCGACAGCCACATCGCCGGAGCCGGCAACGTGACGGTCGACGTCGACATCGACCAGCGCATCGACGAGCCGCGCATGGTCGTCAGCGTCTACGACGTCGCCCCCGACGACACCGCCACCCTCATCACCCGCGGAGCCAAACTGCTCCGCGGTGACGGGGTCGCCGCGATCGACCTGTACCCCCAGGACTGGATCGTTCGCGCCGGCCACCGCCTCGGCGTCGCCGTCACCGGTTCGGACGAGGCGTGGTACGAGCGGGGCGTCTCCGTCGCCCCGGTGATCGTGCGGCACGCCGAGGTCACGCTGCCGCTGCTGACCTGGAGCCGGAACCGGTTCATCGACGACGGCGTCCCGCACGGCACGATCACAGCCCGCCCCGCGACCGTGCCCGGCGGTCTGGTGGTCACCCGCACGCTGCCGATCGACCTGCCCGGCACGACGACGCACCCGTGCACGGCAGCCCCGACCCCCGCGGCGTGCCCGCCGTGGCTGCGGGGCGCGCCTCCAGCCGAGGGTGAGGTCGTCCGGCTCGTCGACACCGAGGTCCAACTGGGACCGGGACGCACGCTCGGCCTGATCCAGATGTACCCGGTGATCACGGTGCCGATCGAGGTGCCGGAGGCCGCGGGAACGCGTGACCTGACCGTCCACGTGGATCCCGACCGTCTCACAGGCATGTACCTCGGTCTGCGCGACGACACCGGCGCCACGGTCGGCTTCGACAACGGCAGCGATCTGTGGCGCCACGGGATCGTGTTCCCGGAGGTCGAGCCCGGGACGTACCACCTCGCGATCTACAACAACGGACCCGCGCTCGAGAACGCCTTCGGCGCCGAGCTGCTACCGATCGTGCGGGTCACCGCCGTCCTCCACACGGACTGA
- a CDS encoding ABC-ATPase domain-containing protein, whose protein sequence is MVNDHPLRERLESIDGRDYGAYRSLRGVHRFERFDLDIDRVPSDPYAPPGTGVFRVRVPNAGVGLTEDDLATPARDVAVRDHLCRRFHAAAERLSGGRRGTGWSGVITVARPGQAVLDRNAVLIAHGVVELRAFVGLPARGRRIDADLAATVLLEELPTIVAASLSADTLDRGQLERHVRTVEDARSLRAQLTDAGLVAFLADEAVLPRASGVDDRPLGDGAIPLASPDALRMTLEAPHAGAVTGIGIRRGVTVIVGGGYHGKSTLLAALGAGVYDHIAGDGRERCVSLPETFPARAAPGRSVAGVDISAFIQGLPDGRDTTRFTTPNASGSTSQAAAISEAIEAGAQVLLVDEDSSATNLLVRDARMQALVAREDEPITVLLDRVRDLHDQLGVSTVLVLGGAGDYLDVADHVIQMVGFAPREVTQRAREVAAALPSRRRAEAATSLRPPRSRIPAPGTIETHNEHGKRRVRPVARDRIVIGSGELDLRDVADQLTEPAQTATVAAAIERLADALDGSTTVVDAVGELFAEVSSDGLDALDEHRRGRLAEVRALDIAAALNRLRTLGLTAPSSQ, encoded by the coding sequence ATGGTGAACGACCACCCGTTGCGCGAGCGCCTGGAGTCCATCGATGGGCGTGACTACGGCGCGTACCGGTCGCTACGGGGCGTGCACCGCTTCGAGCGCTTCGACCTCGATATCGATCGCGTACCCAGCGATCCCTACGCCCCGCCCGGCACCGGGGTGTTCCGCGTGCGGGTCCCCAACGCCGGGGTCGGCCTCACCGAGGACGACCTCGCCACCCCGGCGCGGGACGTGGCGGTCCGTGACCACCTGTGCCGCCGCTTCCACGCCGCCGCCGAGCGTCTGAGCGGCGGCCGACGCGGGACCGGCTGGTCCGGGGTCATCACCGTCGCCAGACCGGGACAGGCCGTGCTCGACCGCAACGCGGTCCTGATCGCGCACGGTGTCGTCGAGCTGCGCGCGTTCGTCGGGCTGCCTGCCCGCGGTCGCCGGATCGACGCGGACCTCGCCGCGACGGTGCTGCTCGAGGAGCTGCCTACCATCGTCGCGGCCAGCCTGTCCGCCGACACGCTCGACCGCGGCCAGCTCGAGCGGCACGTGCGGACCGTCGAGGATGCCCGGTCGCTGCGGGCGCAGCTCACGGACGCTGGGCTCGTGGCGTTCCTCGCCGACGAGGCCGTGCTGCCCCGGGCGAGCGGGGTGGACGATCGGCCGCTCGGGGACGGCGCGATCCCGTTGGCCTCCCCGGACGCGCTCCGCATGACCCTGGAGGCTCCCCACGCGGGCGCCGTGACCGGCATCGGGATCCGGCGGGGCGTCACCGTGATCGTCGGTGGCGGGTACCACGGCAAGTCCACGCTCCTGGCTGCGCTCGGCGCCGGGGTGTACGACCACATCGCGGGGGACGGGCGCGAGCGCTGCGTGAGCCTGCCCGAGACGTTCCCCGCCCGTGCCGCGCCGGGGCGGTCGGTCGCCGGCGTCGACATCTCGGCGTTCATCCAAGGGCTGCCGGACGGTCGTGACACGACCCGGTTCACCACCCCGAACGCCAGCGGCTCGACCTCGCAGGCCGCCGCCATCAGCGAGGCGATCGAGGCAGGGGCGCAGGTGCTGCTGGTCGACGAGGACAGCTCCGCGACGAACCTGCTCGTGCGCGACGCCCGCATGCAGGCGTTGGTGGCGCGCGAGGACGAGCCCATCACCGTGCTCCTCGATCGCGTCCGCGACCTGCACGACCAGCTCGGCGTCTCGACCGTCCTGGTGCTCGGCGGGGCGGGCGACTACCTCGACGTCGCCGACCACGTCATCCAGATGGTCGGGTTCGCGCCCCGCGAGGTCACGCAACGGGCGCGCGAGGTCGCCGCGGCGCTCCCATCCCGGCGACGGGCCGAGGCCGCGACGTCTCTACGTCCCCCGCGTTCCCGCATCCCCGCCCCGGGCACCATCGAGACGCACAACGAGCACGGCAAGCGCCGGGTCCGCCCCGTCGCTCGCGACCGGATCGTGATCGGGAGCGGCGAGCTCGATCTTCGCGACGTCGCGGATCAGCTCACCGAGCCGGCCCAGACCGCCACGGTCGCGGCAGCGATCGAGCGGCTCGCGGACGCGTTGGACGGGAGCACGACGGTGGTCGATGCCGTCGGTGAGCTCTTCGCGGAGGTGTCGTCCGACGGGCTCGATGCGCTCGATGAGCATCGTCGGGGTCGCCTCGCCGAGGTACGGGCGCTCGACATCGCCGCGGCTCTCAACCGCCTCCGCACCCTGGGGCTGACCGCCCCGTCCTCGCAGTGA
- a CDS encoding helix-turn-helix transcriptional regulator, with the protein MANPAEPPQELSEPVLDPTAALAHAVERVGDRWTLLLVHALLDAPQRFGDLERTVPGISPNVLSQRLKQLEVEGLVVATPYSERPPRFTYELSATGRGLAGALRLLAQWGAEHAGRHGLRHAACGTPVEARWWCPTCEAAVDEDSVSDLDHL; encoded by the coding sequence GTGGCGAACCCCGCTGAACCCCCGCAGGAGCTTTCCGAGCCGGTCCTGGACCCTACGGCCGCGCTGGCGCACGCGGTCGAGCGCGTCGGCGATCGCTGGACCCTGCTGCTGGTCCACGCGCTGCTCGACGCCCCGCAGCGCTTCGGCGACCTCGAGCGCACCGTGCCCGGGATCTCCCCCAACGTGCTCAGCCAGCGGTTGAAGCAGCTCGAGGTCGAGGGGTTGGTGGTGGCCACGCCCTACAGCGAGCGCCCTCCGCGGTTCACCTACGAGCTGTCGGCGACGGGGCGGGGCCTCGCCGGTGCGCTGCGGCTGCTCGCGCAGTGGGGCGCGGAGCACGCCGGCCGTCACGGCCTGCGCCACGCCGCGTGCGGGACCCCCGTGGAGGCCCGCTGGTGGTGCCCGACCTGCGAGGCGGCCGTCGACGAGGACTCGGTCAGCGACCTCGATCACCTCTGA
- a CDS encoding S1C family serine protease, which yields MTVLQEVTATVSAIADRIGASVVALRGGGRGSGVVVAEGRVATNAHNIRGETVEVRFADGRVVTGQVAGFDVDADLAVVTVDTGAAPPIAFADASPAPGTVVFALAPNRITVGFVSSVSQSFRGPRGRRISEAIEHTAPLVRGSSGGPIVDADGRLLGINTHRRGGGFYLALPASADLRSALERLGRGDAEPPVRLGIAVAPPHVAHRLRSAVGLTERDGLLVRDVDEAGAAAAAGVRRGDLIVGAGGRDVGSSDDLFALLDDAPRELSLTLVRGDEEVELTVTLGGTP from the coding sequence GTGACGGTTCTGCAGGAGGTGACCGCGACGGTCTCGGCCATCGCGGATCGGATCGGGGCCAGCGTCGTCGCGCTGCGCGGAGGCGGGCGAGGTAGCGGAGTCGTCGTCGCCGAGGGCCGCGTGGCCACCAACGCGCACAACATCCGCGGCGAGACCGTCGAGGTGCGCTTCGCGGATGGCCGCGTGGTGACCGGCCAGGTGGCGGGCTTCGACGTCGATGCCGACCTTGCCGTCGTGACCGTCGACACCGGTGCCGCCCCGCCGATCGCGTTCGCCGATGCCTCGCCCGCACCGGGAACGGTGGTCTTCGCGCTCGCGCCCAACCGCATCACGGTCGGGTTCGTGTCGTCGGTCAGCCAGTCGTTCCGCGGGCCGCGTGGCCGACGCATCTCGGAGGCCATCGAGCACACCGCTCCGCTCGTGCGTGGGTCCTCGGGTGGCCCGATCGTCGATGCCGATGGTCGCCTGCTCGGGATCAACACCCACCGTCGGGGCGGCGGCTTCTACCTCGCCCTTCCCGCGAGCGCGGACCTGCGCAGCGCGCTCGAGCGGCTCGGCCGCGGCGATGCCGAGCCGCCGGTGCGCCTCGGGATCGCGGTCGCCCCCCCGCACGTCGCGCACCGGTTGCGCTCAGCGGTCGGTCTGACCGAGCGCGACGGGCTCCTCGTGCGCGATGTCGACGAGGCGGGGGCGGCAGCTGCCGCGGGCGTGCGGCGTGGCGACCTGATCGTGGGCGCGGGCGGACGCGACGTGGGATCCAGCGACGATCTGTTCGCCCTGCTCGACGACGCGCCCCGCGAACTGTCCCTGACGCTCGTGCGCGGCGACGAAGAGGTGGAGCTGACCGTGACCCTCGGAGGGACGCCGTGA